The window GCGTCGTTTGATTCGTCAGGCGATGGAAATCTATCGGTGGCGAGGAACGCGGCGGGGTTTGCGTCTCTATCTGCATCTCTATACGGATTTGCCGTTGGATGAGGATATTCCTCAGGAACTGGATAAGCACATTGGAATTGAGGAGGTTTTTGGAGATGGCTTTGTTTTGAGTACGACTCGCATGGGAGAGGATTCGATTATTGGCGGTGGGCGACCGTTTCACTTTATTGTTACCCTGCGCCCTGATTCTGGTGTTCAGGTGGATGAATTGTTGGTTCGGTACATTATTGAGCAGGAGAAACCGGCTTTTTGTACCTATGAACTTTATATGGAAAGGGGTGAGTAGGGGGTGTTAATTTTTAACAAACCACAGAGGCACAGAGTACAAGGAGGAAGGAAGATAGGAGAGGAGGAAATAAAGGGAGGTTTTTGAGTTTTAGCAAATCGTAGGGTTGATTGGTGATTGTTGATTAAATAGGGATATTTGTTTCTGGGTTGCTAGTAGAGTTTTGTCAGCTTAAATGAATAAATAAGAAATAACCAATGACTCAGCTATTTCCGACTCCCCCAATTAAGCCTTTAGAGCGTGTTCAGGTACGTGATGGTCTTTTGATGAATGCCGATCGCTGGCGTCGGGCGCATGAGTACCATCATGAACGTCAAAATATTCATTATCAATCGCTAAATCAGCCCGGTATTGTCTCCGGGTTGGGGGTGCGATTAATTCCCGCTCCTACGGAGGTGATTGCTCAATATCGCGATGGACGTTGGTTGCAAATTCAACCGGGAATTGCGATTGATTTGGTCGGTAATCCCATTGTTGTTCCTGAGCCGATTGAATTTCGGATTTCATCTGAAAATTTGACCCCAGAGCCTATAACGGTCTACTTGGTTGTTAGTTATGTTAATCCGGAGAAATTACGCCGGAAAGAACAGCGCGAAATTATTCAGGAAACGTTTCGGATTGATGAAAAAACGCATCCACCGGCTGAATTGGAAGTGGAATTGTGCCGAATTCTACTAGAACCCGGTGCTGTGGCAGGTGTGGAAGCACCACCCTTACAAAATCCAACGGATGTCTTTTTTCCTACGTCTAATTCCTTAGATTTACGTTACCGAACTCAAGCGCGATCGCGTACTCAAGGGGTGGTGAGTATTGCTCAAGTCAACCCAACATCTAGAGGAGATGAAAAAAGCTTATCCAATCTTTCTTATCTACTTCAATCTGTTGCCGCACTTTACCCAGCTTTAGAGGGAGATTTAGAGGTAGGACAGGTCACGTTACAACCGGAAGAAAAGGGAGAAAGAGCTAAACTCTCAAATTATGACTTACTGTTCTTAAATTATCAACAACTCCAATTGCTGAAAGAGCGCCAATGGGAGGTATTAAGACAGTATTTAGAAGTCGGGGGTACTCTGTTGGTGGAAGCACCGACCCAGGGCAGTAATATTAAAGAACTCACGGCTGTTAAGCAAGAGTTACAAAAAGCGATCGCTAATTTAGAACTCAACCCAAACGCCGCAGAAGATGCAGAACTTTCCACCCTGCGCCAGGAGTTAAAGGCTGAACTCGCCAGCGTCAAAACTGAGCTAGATGAGAAAATTGACCATCTCTCTGTATTAGTGAAAGACTTCGCCGGAAGGTTAGGAGTGTCTTTAGAACCTCTAGAACGCTTAAATCGAAACCATCCCTTACGCACACAACCCTTTCTATTTTCAGCGCTTCCTACTATTGAAGAACAACCAACGCAAATCTTAATCGGAGGTGGCATAATTTTTGCGATCGGTAATTTATCATCCGCTTGGGGATTGGATGAAGAACTTTTTCTTCCACGAGAAACCATCCGAACCGCTCAAGAAATGGGGATTAATATCCTGCATTTTGCTTGGCGTCGTAGGCAAATGATGCAGGCGCAACAGACAGAAAGTCAAAGTGTTCGCAGAGAATCTTCTACTCCACCTAAAAAGCAGAGAGGAATGAAGAACATCTATGACAAATTGGAGTAAATAAGACGGCTAATTTTTTATGTTGACTAATCTTAAGCTCGCTCCAAAATTTACAATACTTCTCTCCCTGGTATTTATCAGCGCTATTGCCATTAGTGGGGCAACTTTATCGCAAACCACCCTACAAAGAGCTGAAGCGGATGTGGCGTATAAAGGCAAGATTCTCATGGGATTAATGAATTCCGTGAGAACTTATACAAATAATGAAATTAACCCTCTTGTAGCGCCCAAGGTAGAAACATCTGAAAAATTTATTCCTCAAGCCATTCCTAGTTATTCGGTGAGGCAAGTCTTTGAAATTCTCCGGAAAGATTCAGCTTATAAAGATTATTTTTATAAAGATGCTGTAGTAAATCCTACGAATTCAAGGGACTATGTAGATGAGTTTGAAGTAGACCTCGTTAAGCAATTTCGTGAAGACCCCAACCTAAAAGAAGTATCGGGATTTAGAAATCGATTAGGAGAAGAAGTATTTTATTATGCTCAACCGATTATTATTAAAAAACAGAGTTGTCTTCGCTGCCATAGTACACCTGAAGCTGCGCCTAAAAGTCAACTCGCAACGTATGGCTCCGAACATGGGTTTAATTGGGAACTGAATAAAGTTTTGGGTAGCCAAACGGTTTATGTTCCTTCTGAAGAAATCTTTGCAGTTGCCCGTCAGAATTTATCGTTAGTTATGGGCATTTTTATCGGAATTTTTGCCCTGGTCATTTTGCTGATTAATTATTTGCTGAAGCAGGCTGTGATTCAGCCTATTAGACCCATGGCAAGATTAGCCCAGAAAATTAGCAATGAGCAATTCATGATGGAACAAAATGAAGAAGTCGATCTGGCTAGTCTGGAGAAAGTATCTAAAAAGTCTGACGAATTAGGTCAATTAGCACGACTTTTTCAACAGATGGCACATTCTATCTATGTGCGCGAACAAAGCTTTGCTGAACAATTGAAACAACTCCGGAATAAAAGCGACCAAACGAAGGCTCGGACACAAGCGAGAACCAGTGAAATGGCTTACCTTAAATCTTTGCAGGAAAAATCCCAAACGATTAGAAGCAAAACTAAAGGCTCTAGTTGATTAAAATGGCAGATAATCCCATCAGTATTAAAGTCTCTGCACAGGTACTTAAATTCAGACCTGGTGGCCCACCGGTTTCCTTTGAAGTAACCGTTGATAATGATAGCGATCGCTTCGCTTCATTTCAATTAGAAGTCGTGGCGGCGGGTGCTGATTCTACTCCGAGTTTTCGCTGGTACACCCTCTCCCCAGAAGTCAGTTCCAAAAAACCCCCAGGCGATAGTACCAAATTCCTGGTGACCATTACGGATTCACCCGTACCGGGTTTTGCCGGCATGATGAACCTCACGGTGCGGGTTTTCTCCCTAGAACTCCGGGATGAGGAACGGCAAGTCCTGCGTCTGTATGTACAAGAAGGTACGGGATCGAAACCGTTAAAAATTGACCTGCCGGTGCGAAAATTCCAAGCGGCACCCGGAGAACAGGTGGAAATCCCCGTCCGGTTGCTGAACCCCAATCAACAGACAACGGATGTCATTCTCAGTTTCCTAGGGGTGGAGTCATCTTGGTTGCTCAAGGGTGCCGAACAACGGTTGCAATTAGAACCAGGGGAACAAACTGAGGTAATCTTTTCCTGCCAACCTCCAGATGCGATCGCCCTATCTCCCTGTCAAATCTACCCGTTTACCATTGAGGCAACGCACCACAAAGGAACGGTAGTTCGCGACCAAGGCACCCTGGAGGTTCTGCCGATCGGCTATGTAGATTTTAGTTGCACACCTCAGCAGCAGACGATCCCAGCCAAAGGCAGCAAGCGCTTCAGGCGTCGCACGGAACCGGTCACGTATGAACTGCAATTTGAGAATGCCAGTAATTTATGCTCCACCGCCAGCGTGCAAATTCAGGGTAAAGATTGGCAGAAATGCAATTTAGAGGTAATTCCGCCAGAGACAGAACTTCGTCCCGGTGAGACGAGCAAAGCTCTTTTGTTAGTCAGTAAACCCCGTCCCCGGTGGGGTATCCGAGAAAAACTACTGTTAGAAGTCACCGCTATTTTGTCTGATCGGCGGTTAGATTTACGCAATGATAGCCAAACTCTGGAATTACGCGTTCTGCCAGTTATCCCTTTGGCGTTGCAAGTATTGGGAGGACTGCTGCTACTCCTACTGTTATTTCTATTGTTTCGACCATTTGAGGGACACACGGCGGCTGTATCCTCTGTGCGCTTCAATGGATTAGCCGATCGCGTGATTAGTGGTTCTGCCGATCAAACCATCCGCCGTTGGAATGTTCAAGGCAATCGCCTCAAACCCATGGGAGTGTTTGCACGGACGGGTAAAGCGGTGCGTGTCGTTCGCTTTAAACCGGTAAACAACGACATCGTCGCCGCTGGGTTGGAGAATGGGGAGATTCAACTGTGGGATGTGTTGGGGAATCGGAAAGAACCGTTAGAGTTCTTCTTTAATGAGAGAGATGACCGCGTTTTAGATTTGGAGTTTACCAAAGACTCGCGCTATTTATTTAGTAGTCATGGTAGTGGTTTAATCTTGGCGTGGGATTTGGAAGGTGAAGCATCAAACTCCCTAACTAATAGCAAAAGTCCTCTGGCTAAACTCAAATCTGACTTTGCTGTGTATGATTTGGCGGTAGTGGGTACAGGCGGAACCAACTTAGCGATTGGCGGACGGTATAACCGATTAGTCGTGTGGGATATTAAGTCCAACAAAATCCGCCGCGTCCCCTATCGGCAAGGCGACCAAAATAGTTATATCCAGAGTCTTGCCGTTGCTGGTGATAAGCCGAATCTGATGGCAACGGCTGATAATCAGGGAAACATCACCCTCTGGGATATGCGTCAATGTTTAGCGAAGGATACTCAATGTGAAATTCTAGATGAATGGTCAACCGGTCATGGTGGTAAACCGGTGCGTTCTGTGAACCTGAGCAAAGATGGTTGCTACTTAGCCAGTGCTGGGGATGATGGACGGGAGATGCTTTGGCCTTTGACGATGGACGGTGCACGCGACCTCAAGTTCTTAAATGGCAGAAAACTCGATCAGGTTCCTACCAAAATTAATGATGTGAATCTGATCTTACGGGGAGACGATATTCTCGTGGTGAGTGGGAGTGATGACCATGGGGTGAGGTTGCGTCGTGTGGAAAAGAGTAATACAGGTTGCAAGTAGATGGGGTGGGAAGTTGGGTTTTATAGCAGAAGGCAGAAGGCAGAAGGCAGAAGGCAGAAGTCAGAAGGCAGAAAGTTTACCACTTGAATAGGAAAGTGACGGAATCTAGAGAATTCTCTCTCAAGCGGAACGATTGCCCCTTTAGGGTACCAGCGAAGTGGTTCGCTAATTGTTACAGAAGCCAGGAGTCACAAGGATGGCGAGGAAGACGCCCGATTTCGGTTCTATAGGGACAGAACGCCAAGAGGATAAAGGTCTAAGCATGGCTGATATCCTCATGTTGCCTGACTCTCAACGGCGGGTTGTGCAATGGATGATGCGCCAGGGAGACTGCGCGTTGCACGATGTCGCGGCGAATACGGAGCAGGATGAGGGAGATGCGGCGATCGCACTGTACGATTTGATGGAGCAGGGTTATGTCCAAGAAATAGAAGTCGATGGTGAGACACTCTACCGAATTCGCCTTGCTTCTAAAGAAGGCATCAAGCAGTTACCTCAAACCATCCAGCAAGCGCTAGCACCAGGTAAACCCCTGGCGGTGATTCCTAATCCATCGGGAGATTCTTCCGTCATCGCTGGGTCAACGTTTGAGTTGTGTGTCACTGTCAGTAATAAGGGGAATCAGAGTGCCTTAATCGATATCTATATTGATGAAGTGTCGCAGATGCTGCGTCAGTGGTGTGATTCGCCTTTTGAACGGCTGGCGTTAAGTCCCAAATCCACGAGTGAGGTGGTGTTTCAGTTTCAGGTACCGCCGCAAACGTTACCGGGTACTTTTCACTACCAGCTAGTCGTCGATGCGCCGCAGCATTATCCGGAAGATACTCCGATTCGTTACTCCCAGCGCCTGCAAATTTTGTCGGCAATTGAGGATGCGGTAACGGTTAGCGACCCCACGTTTACGGTTATCCCCGCGACGAGTTCTGTTGCACCCCTTGTGGTTCAACCGGGACAACCGCTCCAAGTTACAGTTTTAGTGGATAACCGCTCTGATCGGGTAGACCGTTTTTGGCTCAGTTGTTCGGATTTGCAGGAAAGCTGGTTTACCGTCCGCTACCCGGAAGGCTTACAGTTACCGGGTTTAGTGACGGCGAGTGATGGGTTAGACCTTAACCCTGGTGCGAAGGGCGAAATTGTGCTGCTGTTGCACCCGCCACTCAATGCGCTAGCGGGGAATTACTTTGCCACCCTCCGCTTACAATCGGCTAATCATCTGGATGCGGTACTGCTGGATGTCATCTACCTCCAGGTTCTCCCGGTTTACCTGATTACAGTTGAGCTTCGCACACTCTTGGGTCAGGTGAAACGGTCGGCTGGATTGTTTGAAGTGCGGTTGACGAATGCGGGGAATACGGAACGGGATATTATCGTCCGCACGATTAGTTTTGATGAAGACAACCTGTGTACCTATACTTTGGAACCGGTTGAGGTTCGGATATTGCCGGGATCGGTGGGGATTGTTGCCCTAGAGGTAGAACCGACTCAGTGGTGGCGTCGTCCAATTTATGGGGGTGGCCGACTGATCCACTTTGGCGTCGAACTCGAAGACCCAAGGTTACTGCCTGTGCCGAACGATTTGCCCCAAGGTGCTTTGCTGTGGGAGGCGCGTCCGTGGTGGCAGTTTCTGCTGGTGTTGTTAGCTGGGGTTGGGACGATTGCCGCGATCGCATTTCTGATTTGGTGGCTGTTTTTTCGTCCCCCTGCTCCCCCCAAGATTGTAGAATTCTCCTCAGATAACCCAGCTTACCAAGAGGCAGAGGGTGATTTTGTTCAGCTCAATTGGCAAATTCGTAACCCCCGACAAATTCAGGCGATCGCATTAACAGGTCAGTCGCCGGATGGGTCAGCTTCTGTAAAACCGGTCACTTACGATTTCAGCAAAGGTGTTCCCAACCCGCTCAAAGAATTTTGCATTATCCGAGCGATGCTAATTTGTAAACATGTCCGCACGGAAGCACGTCAAGCTGGGGATTATGTGTTTGAACTTAAAGTTTTTTCTAAACAGAAAAAAGACGCGGCTGTCGATTCTCTGAAAACTAATACGGTTAAAATTCAATCCGTTGAACCCCCAAAAATTAGCGAATTTATATCAACAAAACCCGTTTACCAAGAGGCAAGTGTTAGCAGTAGGGGCGGTGTCCCCGTGCCCGCCCAGAAGCCAGGAGCTAATTCTCCCTCTGAAGATATGATTCTCCTGAATTGGAAGATTAACAACCCAGAACAACTTCAAGAATTAAGACTCATTGCTCGATTACCTGATGGGTCAGCCGTGAGTGGATTACGACCTTTCATCTTCAGTCAAGGGATTCCGAAAGAACTACAAGAATTTTGTCAATTGCCCCAGGAACTAATTTGTAAAAATCTACCAACAGGCATTCGCAAACCCGGTGATTATATCTTTGAACTAATAGCCATTCCCAAAAAAGGAGAGGGAGAAAAACCCATCTCAGCCAAGACAGATATCATTAAAATTTTACCGAATATAGTCCCGATTAAAATTGTCGCCTTCAAAGTCAATGGTAAAGATGCGGGGGGTAAATATTTGGTTCCGATTAATCCCGAAAACCCGATCAAACCCCTCGTTTTAACCTGGCAAGTAGAGGGAGGGAAAGATATGAAAGTGGAGATTCTGCC of the Allocoleopsis franciscana PCC 7113 genome contains:
- a CDS encoding Tll0287-like domain-containing protein, with protein sequence MLTNLKLAPKFTILLSLVFISAIAISGATLSQTTLQRAEADVAYKGKILMGLMNSVRTYTNNEINPLVAPKVETSEKFIPQAIPSYSVRQVFEILRKDSAYKDYFYKDAVVNPTNSRDYVDEFEVDLVKQFREDPNLKEVSGFRNRLGEEVFYYAQPIIIKKQSCLRCHSTPEAAPKSQLATYGSEHGFNWELNKVLGSQTVYVPSEEIFAVARQNLSLVMGIFIGIFALVILLINYLLKQAVIQPIRPMARLAQKISNEQFMMEQNEEVDLASLEKVSKKSDELGQLARLFQQMAHSIYVREQSFAEQLKQLRNKSDQTKARTQARTSEMAYLKSLQEKSQTIRSKTKGSS
- a CDS encoding WD40 repeat domain-containing protein, with protein sequence MADNPISIKVSAQVLKFRPGGPPVSFEVTVDNDSDRFASFQLEVVAAGADSTPSFRWYTLSPEVSSKKPPGDSTKFLVTITDSPVPGFAGMMNLTVRVFSLELRDEERQVLRLYVQEGTGSKPLKIDLPVRKFQAAPGEQVEIPVRLLNPNQQTTDVILSFLGVESSWLLKGAEQRLQLEPGEQTEVIFSCQPPDAIALSPCQIYPFTIEATHHKGTVVRDQGTLEVLPIGYVDFSCTPQQQTIPAKGSKRFRRRTEPVTYELQFENASNLCSTASVQIQGKDWQKCNLEVIPPETELRPGETSKALLLVSKPRPRWGIREKLLLEVTAILSDRRLDLRNDSQTLELRVLPVIPLALQVLGGLLLLLLLFLLFRPFEGHTAAVSSVRFNGLADRVISGSADQTIRRWNVQGNRLKPMGVFARTGKAVRVVRFKPVNNDIVAAGLENGEIQLWDVLGNRKEPLEFFFNERDDRVLDLEFTKDSRYLFSSHGSGLILAWDLEGEASNSLTNSKSPLAKLKSDFAVYDLAVVGTGGTNLAIGGRYNRLVVWDIKSNKIRRVPYRQGDQNSYIQSLAVAGDKPNLMATADNQGNITLWDMRQCLAKDTQCEILDEWSTGHGGKPVRSVNLSKDGCYLASAGDDGREMLWPLTMDGARDLKFLNGRKLDQVPTKINDVNLILRGDDILVVSGSDDHGVRLRRVEKSNTGCK
- a CDS encoding COG1470 family protein, which translates into the protein MARKTPDFGSIGTERQEDKGLSMADILMLPDSQRRVVQWMMRQGDCALHDVAANTEQDEGDAAIALYDLMEQGYVQEIEVDGETLYRIRLASKEGIKQLPQTIQQALAPGKPLAVIPNPSGDSSVIAGSTFELCVTVSNKGNQSALIDIYIDEVSQMLRQWCDSPFERLALSPKSTSEVVFQFQVPPQTLPGTFHYQLVVDAPQHYPEDTPIRYSQRLQILSAIEDAVTVSDPTFTVIPATSSVAPLVVQPGQPLQVTVLVDNRSDRVDRFWLSCSDLQESWFTVRYPEGLQLPGLVTASDGLDLNPGAKGEIVLLLHPPLNALAGNYFATLRLQSANHLDAVLLDVIYLQVLPVYLITVELRTLLGQVKRSAGLFEVRLTNAGNTERDIIVRTISFDEDNLCTYTLEPVEVRILPGSVGIVALEVEPTQWWRRPIYGGGRLIHFGVELEDPRLLPVPNDLPQGALLWEARPWWQFLLVLLAGVGTIAAIAFLIWWLFFRPPAPPKIVEFSSDNPAYQEAEGDFVQLNWQIRNPRQIQAIALTGQSPDGSASVKPVTYDFSKGVPNPLKEFCIIRAMLICKHVRTEARQAGDYVFELKVFSKQKKDAAVDSLKTNTVKIQSVEPPKISEFISTKPVYQEASVSSRGGVPVPAQKPGANSPSEDMILLNWKINNPEQLQELRLIARLPDGSAVSGLRPFIFSQGIPKELQEFCQLPQELICKNLPTGIRKPGDYIFELIAIPKKGEGEKPISAKTDIIKILPNIVPIKIVAFKVNGKDAGGKYLVPINPENPIKPLVLTWQVEGGKDMKVEILPAPGTVPPVGAVAYPLSQQPSSETVTLKVTSGAGQEFSRSVTFETVIPPQPEPAATPAPPTQQIPMRPPGLPTLSPTPPAPPPPSPLLLPSPTSTSQTPLPSSSPESSPSSSPAGSPSPGGSPSPSPLLSPSPLLSPGGSPSPSDPDTLSPSELPPRFD